Proteins encoded within one genomic window of Leishmania major strain Friedlin complete genome, chromosome 2:
- a CDS encoding putative RNA-editing complex protein MP81 (previous protein_id=AAZ10050.1) — protein sequence MHTAVLRQLSTPSTRPSGTANGGFGSSGVRDGSAPAPPSRGDGAATAPQQRSSHGVSSELCFYETFILSDVDVHLALLEEAHYKHGVWLNVPPQLAPSFPNVGPPAVPEPIYPSAQRERLAAMTAVQNKRGRGASGGGSTTDAELIVEPSCLAYRPTHDPPPFSTTGTRSLRIPEQRRAAAEAAAPGASDAVPRVPPSAPFSVTASTGEASFAEGTTTTTSSMRAEVQTVAVRMPVVPSMLYHCSACSRPFRRREAAEEHVQQRHEPRGNCSGVSAAAVVVEGPGPGEIIGYEEKAVVVAATTTATRTAAAARVTSSLPMKAAAKAKGVEASAEVATAKGVACASSTVKPSAFDLAASYRATPRVDRPSDDLIDELLDAVWDDVALARDDIVKPSDLPTTRADRLQHPKRRYDSCQGRCFIPSVLIVEGVADNRAELEAAVERAAVRATPDGAAPGIKRRPSSLFSVFSPSTMAPRLLPTQRRNADGTLGAGGADAAAAGGGIGGGTLGAAPTAQELSVAELSRHYPNPFGDSPNAVLMELEKEPINPFIDLEGQAAEVAAAAQSGAADGSTADDAVSSPATKEMEWLSRWAARPYACPLCQRRALPDLMKIMAPLLPPSLVAGSEAATSAAPTAGVYGDVQGASPHPRSGTKGAASTAAGETSAATAGASTSRPVEGVPPSGSLEDEPLVADVEAWSWYAERVPRFRLLDSLEDHLQSKHAGYCGGDDEAAAALDDDDGCTGRDGGDTLSEADWQFLYRVARHQQLLARAELLAVQQAYRVMCPKRHSTAAESFSSIESDGADLPNHVGGDAGKDGAANAAIHGAVGGASAGGSPTSGSAIGATTADGTDAPQVHVRSAVNTVLIGTVRDVQEGFLGATRILQYVLAVRNTSAESLGSASADAMGSHVDAGNGEDEGAGVDEDLIVVRCVGDLVPVALLKQQARLGSTIFVAGSLRLNRNVDTVSRRSHAYPYVQVVPPLGCVRVLEA from the coding sequence ATGCACACCGCCGTCCTTCGACAACTCAGCACACCATCGACTCGTCCCTCTGGCACCGCAAACGGCGGCTTCGGCAGTAGCGGTGTCCGTGACGGCAGtgcaccagctcctcctagcagaggtgacggtgctgcgacagcgccgcagcagcggtcgTCGCACGGCGTGAGCTCCGAGCTCTGCTTCTACGAGACGTTTATCTTGTCCGATGTCGACGTGCATCTTGCCCtcctcgaggaggcgcactACAAACACGGCGTGTGGCTCAACGTGCCACCGCAGCTCGCGCCCTCCTTCCCGAACGTCGGCCCGCCCGCCGTGCCGGAGCCCATCTACCCATCGGCACAGCGGGAGCGACTagcggcgatgacggcagTGCAGAACAAGCGCGGCcgaggcgccagcggcggcggcagcacgacGGATGCGGAGCTCATAGTGGAGCCGTCGTGCCTTGCCTACCGCCCCACCCACGACccgccgcccttctccacGACCGGCACGCGCTCGCTAAGGATTCCAGAGCAAAggcgggcggcagcagaagcagccgCCCCGGGCGCAAGCGACGCCGTCCCCCGTGTGCCTCCGTCTGCACCGTTTTCCGTGACAGCGTCAACGGGAGaggcgagcttcgcggaaGGCACCACCACTACTACAAGCAGCATGCGTGCGGAAGTACAGACAGTTGCCGTACGCATGCCGGTGGTCCCGTCAATGCTGTACCACTGCAGTGCGTGCAGTCGCCCGTTTAGGCGACGCGAGGCCGCAGAGGagcacgtgcagcagcgccacgagcCGCGCGGcaactgcagcggcgtcagcgccgctgcagttgTGGTGGAGGGTCCGGGGCCTGGTGAGATTATCGGATACGAGGAGAAGGCCGTCGTCGTGGCGGCCACCACGACGGCCACCAGgacggccgctgctgcccgcgtGACAAGTTCTTTGCCAAtgaaagcagcagcgaaggcgaaggGGGTGGAGGCGAGCGCTGAAGTCGCGACCGCCAAGGGCGTCGCCTGCGCCTCGAGCACTGTCAAGCCCTCCGCCTTTGATCTCGCTGCTAGCTACCGCGCGACACCACGAGTTGACCGCCCGTCGGACGATCTTATCGACGAACTCCTCGATGCCGTCTGGGAcgacgtggcgctggcgcgagATGACATCGTGAAGCCGTCTGACCTTCCCACAACACGAGCCGACCGTTTGCAACACCCGAAGCGGCGTTACGACAGCTGCCAAGGGCGCTGTTTCATCCCCAGTGTGCTCATCGTGGAGGGCGTCGCCGACAACCGCGctgagctggaggcggcggtggagcgggcCGCTGTGCGAGCCACGCCAGATGGCGCCGCGCCAGGCATCAAGCGTCGGCCTTCGTCTCTGTTTTCGGTGTTTTCGCCATCCACGATGGCCCCCCGGCTGCTCCcaacgcagcggcgcaacgCCGATGGCACGctcggtgctggcggcgccgatgccgcggccgccggcggcggcatcggcggtgGGACTCTTGGggcggcaccgacggcgcAGGAGTTGTCTGTAGCGGAGCTCAGCCGCCACTACCCGAACCCGTTCGGCGACAGCCCAAACGCTGTGCTGATGGAGTTGGAAAAGGAGCCGATCAACCCCTTCATCGACCTCGAGGGTCAGGCGGCtgaggtggccgccgcggcgcagtcgGGTGCGGCAGACGGTAGCACCGCTGACGACGCTGTCTCTTCCCCGGCCACGAAGGAGATGGAGTGGCTGTCGCGGTGGGCAGCGAGGCCGTACGCGTGTCCGCTGTGCCAGCGACGCGCCTTGCCAGACTTGATGAAAATcatggcgccgctgctgcccccgtCATTGGTAGCAGGCAGCGAGGCAGCCAcctccgcggcgccgacTGCCGGTGTATACGGTGACGTTCAAGGAGCCAGCCCACATCCGAGGTCTGGTACGAAGGGGGCCGCTTCTACTGCTGCAGGGGAAACGTCGGCCGCGACTGCAGGCGCCTCCACGTCGAGGCCAGTAGAGGGTGTGCCCCCCTCAGGCTCCCTCGAGGACGAACCCTTGGTTGCGGATGTTGAGGCGTGGAGCTGGTACGCCGAGCGGGTGCCGCGCTTCCGACTACTGGACTCCCTCGAAGACCACTTGCAGTCGAAGCACGCCGGCTACTGTGGCGGGGATgacgaggcagcggctgcactcGACGATGACGATGGCTGCACTGGCAGAGACGGgggcgacaccctctccGAGGCGGACTGGCAGTTCCTCTACCGCGTTGCCAGGCACCAACAGCTGCTAGCGCGAGCCGAGttgctggcggtgcagcaggcgtaCCGCGTCATGTGCCCCAAGCggcacagcaccgctgcggagTCCTTTAGCTCCATTGagagcgacggcgccgacctCCCAAATCAtgtcggcggcgatgccggcAAGGACGGTGCCGCGAACGCGGCGATTCACGGCGCGGTGGGTGGCGCATCGGCGGGTGGGTCGCCCACGTCGGGGTCCGCCATCGGTGCCACGACTGCCGATGGCACCGATGCCCCTCAGGTGCACGTGCGATCGGCTGTGAACACGGTGCTGATCGGCACGGTGCGGGATGTGCAGGAGGGCTTCCTTGGCGCGACCCGCATTCTGCAGTACGTTCTGGCAGTGCGGAACACCTCTGCGGAGTCGTTGGGCTCTGCATCCGCAGACGCGATGGGGAGCCACGTGGACGCCGGCAACGGAGAGGACGAAGGCGCAGGCGTGGACGAGGACCTGATCGTTGTGCGCTGTGTCGGCGACCTCGTCCCTgtcgcgctgctgaagcagcaggcCCGTTTGGGCTCCACCATTTTCGTTGCCGGGTCGCTGCGTCTGAATCGCAACGTCGACACGGTGTCGCGACGGTCGCATGCGTACCCGTATGTGCAGGTGGTGCCGCCCCTtggctgcgtgcgtgtcttgGAGGCGTAG
- a CDS encoding hypothetical protein (previous protein_id=AAZ10049.1), whose product MCVRALLYWMLLLLLLSPMQLFISLFLHSFSSKLCHSAIILPVLNALLLQLSLAR is encoded by the coding sequence ATGTGCGTACGTGCCCTTCTCTACTGgatgctgttgctgctgctgctgagcccCATGCAACTCTTCatttctctcttcctccacaGCTTTTCGAGTAAGCTCTGTCACAGCGCGATTATTCTCCCTGTGCTCAACGCCCTTCTCTTGCAACTCTCCCTGGCCCGCTaa
- a CDS encoding putative serine peptidase, Clan S-, family S54 (previous protein_id=AAZ10052.1), which translates to MVRVDPICAAIHFSPILVLLTVHCSSGRWPTDADCAERVMRYGFSVDLFTERPARVLTHLFVHISSKHFLSNVFSFAATLAEFGDVADTAAEGAVARRRVTSRDDEEPSGSRGAAGSSAAQRMVWEMRTILGQRSRVQACVRSAGAFAVWAVGGATGGLCCQMLYNSFKLALRRQCAARAAAAVADAKRNTTWGAADGCILTSLSRVAEALRQRAEACNSTLAVSAQEAVNNAMLMCGASAGICALSGFSAAYYGRSITAFCLVVPEALLLTKDLINHYIALLAPGLGATDYAAEAERRALQSTWRIVMPVQTVGHAAHVGGFAVGLGMGYCWLWVRKCRRLRLAQSRRRAAPWLPRPGLQTHVYARSRF; encoded by the coding sequence ATGGTGCGTGTCGATCCAATATGCGCGGCCATACACTTCTCCCCGATTCTCGTGCTCCTCACCGTCCACTGCTCTAGCGGGCGCTGGCCAACGGATGCAGACTGCGCTGAGCGCGTGATGCGCTACGGCTTCAGCGTCGACCTCTTTACCGAGCGACCTGCTAGGGTGCTCACGCACCTGTTCGTGCACATCTCGTCGAAGCACTTTCTCAGCAAcgtcttctccttcgccgcgACTCTTGCTGAGTTCGGCGACGTGGCGGACACCGCCGCGGAGGGTGCGGTGGCTCGCCGGCGGGTTACTTCACGggacgacgaggagccgAGTGGGTCTAGAGGTGCTGCGGGGAGCTCTGCCGCCCAGAGAATGGTGTGGGAGATGCGCACCATTTTGGGGCAGCGTAGCCGCGTGCAGGCGTGCGTCCGCTCGGCCGGCGCGTTCGCCGTGTGGGCCGTCGGCGGTGCCACCGGTGGACTGTGCTGCCAGATGCTCTACAACAGCTTTaagctggcgctgcgtcgccagtgcgctgcgcgggctgctgccgctgttgccgatGCGAAGCGAAACACCACATGGGGCGCTGCTGATGGGTGCATCCTGACATCACTTAGCCGGGTCGCCGAAGCGCTCCGGCAGCGCGCGGAGGCGTGCAACAGCACCTTGGCCGTGTCGGCGCAGGAGGCAGTGAACAATGCGATGCTCATGTGTGGGGCGAGTGCGGGCATCTGCGCCCTCTCCGGGTTCAGCGCCGCCTATTACGGCCGGTCCATCACCGCGTTCTGCCTCGTGGTGCCGGAGGCTCTCTTGCTGACCAAGGACCTCATCAACCACTACATcgcactgctggcgccgggCCTCGGCGCCACGGACTacgcggcggaggcagagcggcgtgcgctgcagtcgACGTGGCGCATAGTGATGCCTGTCCAGACCGTcggccacgccgcacacGTGGGTGGCTTCGCGGTGGGTTTGGGCATGGGCTACTGCTGGCTGTGGGTGCGGAAGTgccggcgcctgcgcctcgcacaaagccgtcgccgtgccgcccCGTGGCTGCCGAGGCCGGGCCTACAAACACACGTGTATGCACGCTCGCGTTTCTAG
- a CDS encoding conserved hypothetical protein (previous protein_id=AAZ10054.1), which produces MSHSQSAKGSAVKVYTTPSLFKDYNKLTKDLLAKDFPTANKWVLECKYKGPKDTFFINPKASSDGKISAEIEYVAACNGGLKVTVTPEIMREIKATAHYTIQGHKMEVALQRLHDKYHYEVSHETCVILSKRASINEKLTPTHVELGMGIDVAPNCQVGCGATYDIGANDCNWNIGCRYAGRGCEMAIRTNRLQTYHTSASAPCSFMFNGNRCTVRAAVEVVCGRGRGDKGVAVTAGMEATCPVHPANTIKARVDRDMRWVVAYIAKMADNWTACLSLDENMRVGVQMTHS; this is translated from the coding sequence ATGTCGCATTCGCAATCTGCCAAGGGGTCGGCCGTGAAGGTCTAcaccaccccttccctcttcaAGGACTACAACAAGCTCACGAAGGACCTGCTCGCGAAGGACTTCCCCACCGCGAATAAGTGGGTCCTGGAGTGCAAGTACAAGGGCCCCAAGGACACCTTCTTCATCAACCCCAAGGCTAGCTCCGATGGCAAGATCTCAGCTGAAATCGAGTACGTCGCGGCGTGCAACGGCGGCCTTAAGGTCACCGTGACCCCTGAAATCATGCGTGAGATCAAGGCCACGGCCCACTACACGATCCAGGGTCACAAGATGGAGGTGGCTCTTCAGCGCCTCCACGACAAGTACCACTACGAGGTCAGTCACGAGACGTGCGTGATTCTCTCGAAGCGCGCGAGCATCAACGAGAAACTCACGCCGACTCACGTGGAGCTGGGTATGGGCATCGACGTGGCACCAAACTGCCAggtcggctgcggcgccacaTACGACATTGGTGCCAACGACTGCAACTGGAACATCGGCTGCCGTTACGCGGGGAGGGGCTGCGAGATGGCGATTCGCACGAACCGCCTGCAGACCTACCACACAAGCGCCAGCGCTCCGTGCTCCTTCATGTTTAACGGCAACAGGTGCACGGTgcgtgccgccgtcgaggTGGTGTGCGGACGCGGTCGTGGCGACAAGGGTGTCGCGGTCACCGCGGGGATGGAGGCCACATGCCCGGTGCACCCGGCCAACACAATAAAGGCTCGCGTGGACCGGGACATGAGGTGGGTGGTGGCTTACATCGCGAAGATGGCGGACAACTGGACTGCGTGCCTGTCGCTGGACGAGAATATGAGGGTTGGTGTGCAGATGACCCACTCGTAG
- a CDS encoding conserved hypothetical protein (previous protein_id=AAZ10051.1) — translation MGVASVKRRGGFRRDEDRRLRLSRRCGATVAVVMVFLRLLSGTSPVAHAFNVCADISRCSECVFDQTDGLMPPPLMCGWCESTQTCKEINSTVLSYYRTTLATGGAGDAEVEHTPDEVAAFREQFCEDFRERNFNAVCPDMFCAASKTTNNIYICRAPSIAALVLGCILFVLSILLYTWMQTIHQLPWKYEPFLSDLLAGRHRPPDPAGDDGDTEAIVDDCRDTAAVPHITLPSAVQRGHSAASPFLDRDGGTEDFGERGSDDGDGGVSSSSTAQRQQQQQQQGQHALLHRAASIVTTTAATGYCPICRCRHPVPLGPGNVCFWCNVARFAFVPVSLVLLSSSIVIVLSFAVSLKPWFADAYFAEVLVVAYLSFGGFVWYVVRHHRRAPLFYVETEEEREANEEVWPAARHRRPTSRLPSAAAGAASITGSASEVERESMPSPLHSRNAKLQLLNDARRNMASTTYLRLALRLRGRSLLDQIPELKKYRAQIASMHLAPATLTRVGGALSAMCTPMTAAMAGSGAYGGDAGTTVVTTATAAATSAVAAAGAPMTPVTRADVDATAATPTASMPSCLSLPLQRTRLPQHPTPLPSAVAAAAVGSTDTAGVMAASAFSFDAQTSPAAAAATGSASATVATSAAAATPMPLATTLPDRVARQKRAETAQLLNSDFLSPQYRKALKATLFRDELITWYSEPRLRSVLMENKWLLLDLLAGLLFGIWMLMLSSVSDKTFAIVRLSGSTAVAACGLVVVLGFALLLVVVVRSCGRLYVLTDERLITVYESIIEPVVTATDLSSVRFAALYGYHGIWAREPVLDFSWEVPATERKMPAIKSHKFSGITDLHEFLYYFRMMAPQTPFHLQQISESTRQDRAEWRMHVILCIGLFVALPIITVYPHAVPDFLAAYLYVVALLLIGSTLLRGLRAQQMTCAPLNIAASWAPAPARNEVDGAEPLQPLPPSVVTHAPDGCSAPKTTASSFGGHGGSQELGTASVSPISVPM, via the coding sequence ATGGGGGTGGCGTCGGTGAAGCGTCGGGGTGGCTTCCGCCGCGATGAGGATCGTCGACTGCGACTGTCGCGCCGATGTGGGGCTACGGTGGCTGTGGTGATGGTCTTCCTGCGTCTCCTCAGTGGCACGAGCCCAGTCGCACACGCCTTCAACGTCTGCGCGGACATCAGCCGCTGTAGCGAGTGTGTCTTCGACCAAACCGATGGGCTcatgccaccgccgctgatgtgCGGCTGGTGCGAGAGCACGCAGACGTGCAAGGAGATAAACAGCACGGTGCTGTCCTACTACCGAACCACCCTCGCTaccggcggcgctggcgacgcaGAGGTGGAGCACACCCCAGATGAAGTAGCCGCGTTCCGTGAGCAGTTCTGCGAGGATTTTCGCGAGCGCAACTTCAACGCGGTGTGCCCCGACATgttctgcgccgcctcgaaGACGACGAACAATATCTACATCTGCCGTGCGCCGTCTATCGCTGCGCTTGTGCTCGGCTGCATCTTGTTTGTTCTCTCCATCCTCCTGTACACGTGGATGCAGACCATCCACCAGCTGCCATGGAAGTACGAGCCGTTCCTGTCCGACCTCCTCGCCGGTCGGCACAGGCCCCCTGACCCGgcaggcgacgacggcgacaccGAGGCTATCGTCGACGACTGCCGCGACACGGCCGCGGTGCCACACATCACTCTGCCGTCCGCAGTGCAGAGAGggcacagcgccgcctcgccgtttCTCgatcgcgacggcggcaccgagGATTTCGGAGAGCGCGGCAGTGATGACGGTGATGGGGGGGTATCATCAAGCTCgaccgcgcagcggcagcagcagcagcagcagcaggggcagCATGCCCTTCTCCATCGCGCCGCGTCTATCgtgacgacgacagcggcaaCCGGCTACTGCCCCATCTGCCGATGCCGCCATCCCGTCCCTCTCGGCCCGGGCAACGTCTGTTTTTGGTGCAACGTCGCCCGCTTCGCCTTCGTGCCCGTCTCTCTGGTCCTCCTCAGCTCGTCCATCGTCATTGTCCTCAGCTTCGCCGTGTCGCTGAAGCCGTGGTTCGCGGACGCTTACTTTGCCGAGGTGCTCGTCGTGGCGTACCTTTCCTTCGGCGGCTTCGTCTGGTATGTTGTGCGTCACCATCGCCGCGCGCCGCTCTTCTACGTcgagacggaggaggagcgcgaggcGAATGAGGAGGTGTGGCCCGCCGCGCGGCACCGACGGCCCACCTCGCGGTTGCCGTCGgcagccgccggcgccgcgtccATCACTGGTAGCGCATCCGAGGTGGAAAGGGAGAGCATGCCTTCGCCACTGCACTCGCGGAACGCGAAACTGCAGCTCTTGAACGACGCGCGACGCAACATGGCCAGCACCACATACCTGAGATTGGCACTCCGGCTGCGTGGACGGTCGTTGCTCGACCAGATCCCGGAGCTGAAGAAGTACCGTGCGCAAATTGCATCGATGCACCTCGCACCAGCCACCCTGACGAGGGTTGGCGGTGCTTTGTCGGCGATGTGCACACCCATGACTGCCGCCATGGCGGGCTCTGGCGCGTACGGCGGAGATGCGGGCACTACAGTGGTCACaacagccaccgccgctgccaccagcgctgtggctgctgcgggcgcCCCCATGACACCCGTGACGAGGGCCGACGTGGATGCCACCGCGGCAACGCCTACGGCGTCTATGCCGTCGTGCTTGTCCTTACCATTGCAGCGGACGcgtctgccgcagcacccaacgccgctgccgtcagcAGTTGCGGCTGCGGCCGTGGGGAGCACCGACACGGCGGGTGTCATGGCAGCGTCCGCGTTCTCTTTCGATGCCCAAACATCtccggctgcagctgcggctaCTGGATCCGCTTCGGCGACCGTTGCGACgagtgcagcggccgctacgccgatgccgctcgcgacgacgctgcccGATAGAGTGGCTCGTCAGAAGCGGGCcgagacggcgcagctgcttaACTCCgactttctctctccgcaGTACCGCAAGGCTCTCAAGGCGACCCTCTTCAGGGATGAGCTCATCACGTGGTACTCcgagccgcggctgcgcagcgtgctGATGGAGAACAAGTGGCTACTGCTGGACTTGCTCGCGGGCCTCCTCTTTGGCATCTGGATGCTGATGCTGTCCTCGGTGAGCGACAAGACCTTCGCTATTGTGAGACTGAGCGGCTCAacggccgtggcggcgtgcgGCCTGGTCGTTGTGCTTGGctttgcgctgctgctcgtcgtggtcgtccgcagctgcgggcgGCTCTACGTGCTCACGGACGAGCGGCTTATCACAGTGTACGAGAGCATCATCGAGCCGGTGGTGACCGCGACAGACCTGAGTAGCGTCCGCTTCGCCGCCCTGTACGGCTACCACGGCATCTGGGCCCGCGAGCCGGTGCTCGACTTCTCCTGGGAGGTCCCTGCGACAGAACGCAAGATGCCGGCCATCAAGAGCCACAAGTTCTCGGGCATCACGGATCTGCACGAGTTTCTGTACTACTTCCGCATGATGGCGCCGCAGACGCCATTCCACCTGCAGCAGATTTCGGAGTCGACGCGACAGGACCGCGCCGAGTGGCGCATGCACGTCATCCTGTGCATCGGCTTGTTTGTTGCACTGCCCATCATCACGGTGTACCCGCATGCGGTGCCGGACTTCCTCGCTGCCTACCTCTacgtggtggcgctgctgctcatcggctcgacgctgctgcgcggacTGCGGGCACAGCAGATGACATGTGCGCCGCTGAACATCGCCGCGTCGTgggcgccggcaccggcgcggAATGAggtggacggcgcagagccgttgcagccgctgccgccgtcggtggTGACGCATGCACCGGACGGGTGCTCAGCGCCCAAGACAACGGCGTCCAGCTTTGGGGGCCACGGAGGGTCGCAGGAGCTCGGCACAGCGTCAGTGTCGCCGATATCCGTGCCGATGTGA
- a CDS encoding putative voltage-dependent anion-selective channel (previous protein_id=AAZ10053.1) yields the protein MTTLFKDYTKGSNDLLTKNFSSCGEWKVESKGKAPRGAYALTTTSNTHGNVNVDVEGLTDSGAYYGKLTFASKDLTDVKVTVRAEDLNNHRVEAIIGHKGPALCDISVEVNHQTMKPIAGGCLSINDKFTQKAVELALSMAAVDGVQVGCGTKYDFKSKTIDWTAACRLEAKNGLVLTAQTCRLLDLTASVVSKAPLHPKFQPCVAATMTMNPQSMTWDGSMAVEWGCQVILGNTAKVRVNKNLDWIASYIANLRGGWTLVLSIDKTMKTGLTLTRN from the coding sequence ATGACAACCCTCTTCAAGGATTACACCAAGGGCAGCAATGACTTGCTGACAAAGAACTTTTCCAGCTGCGGCGAGTGGAAGGTCGAGAGCAAGGGCAAGGCCCCCAGAGGCGCGTACGCCCTCACGACCACCTCCAACACCCACGGCAACGTGAACGTGGATGTCGAGGGGCTGACGGACAGCGGCGCCTATTATGGCAAGCTCACCTTTGCTTCGAAGGACCTCACCGACGTCAAGGTCACCGTCCGCGCCGAGGACTTGAATAACCACCGCGTGGAGGCCATCATCGGCCACAAGGGTCCGGCGCTGTGCGATATATCGGTGGAGGTCAACCACCAGACGATGAAGCCGATAGCGGGTGGCTGCCTGAGCATCAACGACAAGTTCACGCAGAAGGCCGTGGAGTTGGCGCTCAGCATGGCCGCCGTTGACGGTGTTCAGgtcggctgcggcaccaAGTACGATTTCAAGTCCAAGACCATCGACTGGACGGCAGCGTGCCGCCTGGAGGCCAAGAACGGTCTTGTgctgacggcgcagacgtgcCGGTTGCTCGACCTCACGGCGAGCGTGGTTTCCAAGGCCCCGCTGCACCCCAAGTTCCAGCCGTGCGTGGCAGCCACCATGACCATGAACCCGCAATCGATGACATGGGACGGCTCCATGGCAGTGGAGTGGGGTTGCCAGGTGATTCTCGGCAACACGGCCAAGGTCCGCGTCAACAAGAACCTCGACTGGATCGCCTCGTACATCGCCAacctgcgcggcggctggaCGTTGGTACTGTCGATAGACAAGACCATGAAGACGGGTCTCACGCTCACTCGCAACTGA
- a CDS encoding putative ubiquitin-conjugating enzyme e2 (previous protein_id=AAZ10048.1) translates to MTVSPSSATSGAGATAARDSAAAALPAGLDLLHWEAGIPGKPGTPWEGGEFRLRLNFTEDYPTKPPKCVFTPVLFHPNVYPSGTVCLSILNEEKDWRPNITIKQILLAIQELLDHPNIKDPAQEEPYKVYMRDIKEYEARVREEVQRHHWKG, encoded by the coding sequence ATGACTGTCTCTCCCTCGAGTGCGACGTCCGGGGCGGGCGCTACTGCGGCGAGGgactccgccgccgccgccctaCCGGCTGGGCTGGACCTGCTTCACTGGGAGGCGGGCATCCCCGGGAAGCCCGGCACGCCGTGGGAGGGCGGCGAGTTCCGCCTCCGCCTGAACTTTACGGAGGACTACCCCACAAAGCCCCCCAAGTGCGTCTTCACACCAGTGCTCTTCCACCCCAACGTGTACCCAAGCGGCACCGTCTGCCTCTCGATCCTTAACGAGGAGAAGGACTGGCGCCCGAACATCACCATAAAGCAGATACTGCTGGCCATCCAGGAGTTGCTGGACCACCCCAACATCAAGGACCCCGCGCAGGAGGAGCCGTACAAGGTTTACATGCGCGACATCAAGGAGTAtgaggcgcgcgtgcgcgaggaggtgcagagGCATCATTGGAAAGGCTAG